In Streptomyces sp. NBC_00569, a single genomic region encodes these proteins:
- the pepN gene encoding aminopeptidase N produces MPGTNLTREEAQQRAKLLDVESYEIELDLSGAQEGGTYRSVTGVRFESAEAGAHTFIDLVAPAVHEVVLNGHSLDVAAVFRDSRIELKHLKAGANELRVVADCAYTNTGEGLHRFVDPVDQQAYLYTQFEVPDARRVFASFEQPDLKATFQFTVKAPAGWTVVSNSATPEPKGPDGTVWHFEPTPRISTYITALIVGPYHAVHSSYEGADGQSVPLGIYCRPSLAEFLDSDAIFEVTRQGFDWFQEKFDYAYPFDKYDQLFVPEFNAGAMENAGAVTIRDQYVFRSKVTDAAYEVRAETILHELAHMWFGDLVTMEWWNDLWLNESFATYTSIACQAYAPGSRWPHSWTTFANSMKTWAYRQDQLPSTHPIMAEIRDLDDVLVNFDGITYAKGASVLKQLVAYVGMDEFFQGVQAYFKRHAFGNTRLSDLLGALEETSGRDLTAWAKAWLQTAGINVLRPEIETDANGVITSFAIRQEAPALPAGAKGEPTLRPHRIAIGLYDLSAPGAGAAGGKLVRVDRIELDVTATELTQVPQLAGKRRPAVILLNDDDLSYAKVRLDEESLAFVTEHLGDFESSLPRALCWASAWDMTRDAELPTSAYLELVLSGIGKETDIGVVQSLHRQVKLAIDLYSAPVGRDAALTTWTEATLAHLRAAEAGSDHQLAWARAFAATARTPEQLDVLEALLEGTQTVEGLAVDTELRWAFVERLAAVGRYDEAEIVAEYERDRTAAGERHAATARAARPTAEAKAEAWASVVESDKLPNAVQEAVIAGFVQTDQRELLAPYTEKYFAAVKDVWESRSHEMAQQVAVGLYPAIQVSQSTLDATDTWLTAAEPNAALRRLVSESRAGVERALRAQGADA; encoded by the coding sequence GTGCCTGGCACCAATCTGACCCGTGAAGAGGCGCAGCAGCGGGCGAAACTGCTCGATGTCGAGTCGTACGAGATCGAGCTGGACCTCTCGGGAGCGCAGGAGGGCGGCACCTACCGGTCCGTGACCGGCGTGCGGTTCGAGAGCGCCGAGGCGGGCGCGCACACGTTCATCGACCTGGTCGCCCCGGCGGTCCACGAGGTCGTCCTGAACGGGCACTCGCTCGATGTCGCCGCCGTGTTCCGCGACTCGCGGATCGAGCTCAAGCACCTGAAGGCGGGGGCGAACGAGCTGCGGGTCGTCGCCGACTGCGCGTACACCAACACGGGTGAGGGTCTGCACCGCTTCGTCGACCCGGTCGACCAGCAGGCCTATCTGTACACGCAGTTCGAGGTGCCGGACGCGCGCCGCGTCTTCGCCTCCTTCGAGCAGCCGGACCTCAAGGCGACCTTCCAGTTCACCGTGAAGGCACCGGCGGGCTGGACGGTCGTCTCCAACTCCGCCACCCCGGAGCCGAAGGGTCCCGACGGGACTGTCTGGCACTTCGAGCCGACGCCGCGCATCTCCACGTACATCACGGCCCTGATCGTCGGCCCGTACCACGCGGTGCACTCCTCGTACGAGGGCGCGGACGGGCAGTCCGTGCCGCTCGGCATCTACTGCCGGCCCTCGCTCGCCGAGTTCCTCGACTCGGACGCGATCTTCGAGGTCACGCGGCAGGGCTTCGACTGGTTCCAGGAGAAGTTCGACTACGCGTACCCGTTCGACAAGTACGACCAGCTCTTCGTGCCGGAGTTCAACGCGGGGGCGATGGAGAACGCGGGCGCGGTCACCATCCGCGACCAGTACGTGTTCCGTTCGAAGGTGACGGACGCGGCGTACGAGGTGCGTGCGGAGACGATCCTGCACGAGCTGGCCCACATGTGGTTCGGCGACCTCGTGACGATGGAGTGGTGGAACGACCTCTGGCTGAACGAGTCGTTCGCCACGTACACGTCCATCGCCTGCCAGGCGTACGCCCCCGGCAGCCGCTGGCCGCACTCGTGGACGACGTTCGCCAACTCCATGAAGACGTGGGCGTACCGGCAGGACCAGCTGCCCTCGACGCACCCGATCATGGCCGAGATCCGCGACCTCGACGACGTCCTCGTCAACTTCGACGGCATCACGTACGCCAAGGGCGCCAGCGTCCTCAAGCAGCTCGTCGCGTACGTCGGCATGGACGAGTTCTTCCAGGGCGTGCAGGCGTACTTCAAGCGCCACGCGTTCGGGAACACGCGCCTGTCCGACCTGCTCGGCGCGCTGGAGGAGACCAGCGGGCGCGACCTGACGGCGTGGGCGAAGGCCTGGCTCCAGACGGCCGGCATCAACGTCCTGCGCCCGGAGATCGAGACGGACGCGAACGGCGTCATCACGTCCTTCGCCATCCGGCAGGAGGCGCCCGCGCTCCCCGCCGGCGCCAAGGGCGAGCCGACGCTGCGCCCGCACCGCATCGCGATCGGTCTGTACGACCTGTCCGCTCCGGGCGCCGGCGCCGCGGGCGGCAAGCTCGTACGCGTCGACCGCATCGAGCTGGACGTCACGGCCACCGAGCTGACCCAGGTCCCGCAGCTCGCCGGCAAGCGCCGCCCGGCCGTGATCCTCCTCAACGACGACGACCTGTCGTACGCGAAGGTCCGCCTGGACGAGGAGTCGCTCGCGTTCGTCACCGAGCACCTCGGCGACTTCGAGTCCTCCCTGCCGCGCGCCCTGTGCTGGGCGTCGGCGTGGGACATGACGCGCGACGCCGAACTGCCCACCAGCGCCTACCTGGAGCTGGTCCTGTCGGGCATCGGCAAGGAGACGGACATCGGCGTCGTGCAGTCCCTGCACCGCCAGGTGAAGCTGGCCATCGACCTGTACTCGGCCCCTGTGGGACGCGACGCGGCGCTGACGACCTGGACCGAGGCGACGCTGGCGCACCTGCGGGCAGCGGAGGCGGGCAGCGACCACCAGCTGGCGTGGGCCCGCGCGTTCGCGGCGACGGCCCGCACACCGGAGCAGCTCGACGTGCTCGAGGCGCTCCTCGAAGGAACGCAGACCGTCGAGGGCCTGGCCGTCGACACGGAGCTGCGCTGGGCGTTCGTGGAGCGGCTCGCGGCGGTCGGCCGCTACGACGAGGCGGAGATCGTGGCGGAGTACGAGCGGGACCGGACCGCGGCGGGCGAGCGCCACGCGGCGACGGCCCGCGCGGCGCGCCCCACCGCCGAGGCGAAGGCGGAGGCCTGGGCGTCGGTCGTCGAGTCCGACAAGCTCCCGAACGCGGTCCAGGAGGCGGTCATCGCCGGCTTCGTCCAGACCGACCAGCGCGAGCTGCTCGCCCCGTACACGGAGAAGTACTTCGCCGCGGTCAAGGACGTGTGGGAGTCCCGCTCCCACGAGATGGCCCAGCAGGTGGCGGTCGGCCTCTACCCGGCGATCCAGGTCTCGCAGTCCACCCTGGACGCGACGGACACCTGGCTCACGGCAGCCGAACCGAACGCGGCCCTGCGCCGCCTGGTCTCGGAATCCCGAGCGGGCGTGGAGCGCGCGCTGCGGGCGCAGGGGGCTGACGCGTAG
- a CDS encoding DUF1203 domain-containing protein has product MTTYTAQPIAPAALKELRDTDDAGRPCVAFTATDDAAVGSPLRCCLRSVEPGERIALVSYAPLRRWSEATGAHPGAYDEQGPVFIHADDCGGPAADAAGYPFDRPGALRTVRRYDAEGHIVGGRLLEIPEDATAGFDAAFAEAFGDPHVALVHVRALEYGCFQFEVRRPR; this is encoded by the coding sequence ATGACCACGTACACCGCACAGCCCATCGCACCGGCCGCTCTCAAGGAGCTGCGGGACACCGACGACGCGGGCCGCCCCTGCGTCGCGTTCACCGCCACCGACGACGCGGCCGTCGGATCCCCGCTGCGCTGCTGTCTGCGCTCCGTCGAGCCCGGCGAGCGGATCGCGCTCGTCTCGTACGCGCCGCTGCGCCGCTGGAGCGAGGCCACGGGCGCGCACCCGGGCGCGTACGACGAGCAGGGCCCGGTCTTCATCCACGCCGACGACTGCGGCGGACCGGCCGCGGACGCCGCCGGCTACCCCTTCGACCGGCCCGGCGCCCTGCGCACCGTGCGCCGCTACGACGCCGAGGGGCACATCGTCGGCGGACGCCTCCTGGAGATCCCCGAGGACGCAACGGCCGGCTTCGACGCGGCGTTCGCCGAGGCGTTCGGCGACCCGCACGTGGCGCTCGTCCACGTGCGGGCCCTCGAATACGGCTGCTTCCAGTTCGAGGTGCGCAGGCCGCGGTAG
- a CDS encoding aspartate-semialdehyde dehydrogenase yields the protein MKVGIVGATGQVGTVVRKILVERDFPVDELRLFASARSAGTVIDGVTVEDASTADYTGLDIVIFSAGGSTSKALAEKVAAQGAVVIDNSSAWRKDPEVPLVVSEVNPHAIADRPKGIIANPNCTTMAAMPVLRPLHEEAGLEALVVATYQAVSGSGLAGVAELHGQAQKVVAEADKLTHDGSAVEFPEPQVYKRPIAFNVLPLAGSIVDDGLNETDEEQKLRNESRKILEIPGLKVSGTCVRVPVFSGHSLQINARFARPLSVERATELLAGAPGVALSEIPTPLQAAGQDASYVGRIRGDETVENGLSLFVSNDNLRKGAALNAVQIAELVAAELKG from the coding sequence GTGAAGGTCGGAATCGTCGGAGCCACCGGTCAGGTCGGCACGGTCGTGCGCAAGATCCTCGTCGAGCGGGACTTCCCGGTCGACGAGCTGCGCCTGTTCGCCTCGGCCCGCTCGGCCGGGACGGTCATCGACGGTGTGACGGTGGAGGACGCCTCGACGGCCGACTACACGGGCCTCGACATCGTCATCTTCTCCGCCGGTGGAAGCACCTCCAAGGCGCTCGCCGAGAAGGTCGCGGCCCAGGGCGCGGTCGTGATCGACAACTCGTCGGCCTGGCGCAAGGACCCCGAGGTCCCGCTGGTCGTCTCCGAGGTCAACCCGCACGCGATCGCGGACCGCCCCAAGGGCATCATCGCCAACCCGAACTGCACGACGATGGCCGCGATGCCGGTCCTTCGTCCGCTGCACGAGGAGGCCGGCCTCGAAGCGCTGGTCGTCGCCACCTACCAGGCGGTCTCCGGCTCGGGCCTCGCGGGCGTCGCCGAGCTGCATGGCCAGGCGCAGAAGGTCGTCGCCGAGGCGGACAAGCTCACGCACGACGGCTCCGCCGTCGAGTTCCCCGAGCCCCAGGTCTACAAGCGGCCCATCGCGTTCAACGTGCTGCCGCTGGCCGGCTCCATCGTCGACGACGGTCTGAACGAGACGGACGAGGAGCAGAAGCTCCGCAACGAGTCCCGCAAGATCCTCGAGATCCCGGGCCTCAAGGTCTCCGGCACCTGCGTGCGCGTGCCGGTCTTCTCGGGCCACTCGCTCCAGATCAACGCCCGCTTCGCCCGTCCGCTCTCCGTCGAGCGCGCCACGGAGCTCCTCGCGGGCGCCCCCGGCGTCGCGCTCTCCGAGATCCCCACGCCGCTCCAGGCCGCGGGCCAGGACGCCTCGTACGTGGGCCGCATCCGCGGTGACGAGACCGTGGAGAACGGTCTGTCGCTGTTCGTCTCGAACGACAACCTCCGCAAGGGCGCCGCGCTGAACGCGGTGCAGATCGCGGAGCTGGTGGCGGCCGAGCTCAAGGGCTGA
- a CDS encoding sigma-70 family RNA polymerase sigma factor: MLRRRTRRAEAADPLDAAQEDRVRAVLSLGGVPHGDLQDGVQQVRLRLLERAARGDEAPRDVSAWAAVVASNLAMDWHRARRRQERLGERLASLRQEQPAQDGAESRVLSLAVAQGLDELPDTQRQVVVLRFYADLPVRAIAEELGIPEGTVKSRLHTAVRMLRARLREGEVV; the protein is encoded by the coding sequence TTGCTGCGCAGAAGAACGCGCCGCGCGGAGGCGGCCGATCCGCTGGATGCCGCACAGGAGGACCGGGTGCGGGCCGTCCTGTCGCTGGGCGGGGTGCCGCACGGCGACCTTCAGGACGGCGTGCAGCAGGTGCGGCTGCGGCTGCTGGAACGGGCCGCGCGGGGCGACGAGGCACCGCGCGACGTGTCGGCGTGGGCCGCCGTCGTCGCCTCGAACCTGGCGATGGACTGGCACCGGGCGCGCCGCCGCCAGGAACGGCTCGGAGAGCGCCTCGCCTCGCTGCGCCAGGAACAGCCCGCGCAGGACGGCGCCGAGTCGCGCGTCCTGTCGCTGGCGGTGGCGCAGGGCCTGGACGAGCTGCCGGACACCCAGCGCCAGGTCGTCGTGCTGCGCTTCTACGCGGATCTCCCGGTACGGGCGATAGCCGAGGAGCTGGGCATCCCGGAGGGCACGGTCAAGAGCAGGCTGCACACGGCGGTACGGATGCTGCGGGCGCGGCTGCGCGAAGGGGAGGTGGTGTGA